aatcacctagcctgcacatctttggactatgggaggaaactggagcacccggaggaaacccacgcagacacggggagaatgtgcaaactccacacagacagttacccgaagctggaatcgaccccgggtccctggcgtcgtgaagccgcagtgctaaccactgagccaccgtgctgcccctaatcTCCACCCATTACGCTTCTACTTCCCTACTTCCTGAGGCTGTGATGGTCCTTGCATAATCCTCTACTGTGAGGGCCATTCCTCCTCCTATTCCATTCTTTTTGTCTTTCCGCAATGTTATGTATGCTGAAATACTCATTACCAATTTTGGTACTGTTCCCCAAAGGGTAGAGAGCTGAAATCATACTCAAAGACAAAAGAGATGGAGTAAAATGGAGGCTGAAACAAAGACGGGAGTAATAAAATCTGTTTGGCAATAAAGAGATAATAACAATATTTGAGGTTTGTATGGAAAGAAAATAATCACAAAATAAGACACAAATagtggaaaataaacaaaaaacaatGATAAACATTAAATGAAGTCAAGACATGGACAAGAAGAGAGGAGTTTCTTTTGATTGTGAGGTGATTACCCAACAATATTTTCAGAATTTCAATGCTGAAATTCTAACAGCTCATACCATACTGTCACAAGTATAAATCTGTAATGAAAAGATTAATTTATTATGTTGTGATAGGCAGAGTGTGAATAGTTTTGTACGATTGTATGCATAATATTTTGGTAAATCCAGATTTCTCAAAATCCGTACTTTTTTTGAAGCATATTACTCTATATCTATTCTGTAAAAGTTTAGAGAAATGATAAACATCGCCTAGATCAGAGAATTAAATGCAAAATTcacaaattaaacattttataGCTTTTTTCCTCTTTTATCCAATCCGCATTTcataagcaaaaacagaaaactgCCAGAaaaaaactcagccagtctggcagcatctgtggagagaaagcagagttaatgttttgggtccagtgaccttccttcaTAATATTTGTTCTTCAGTGTTCATGTTCGGTGAAATGCACTAAAATTCAGAGAAGAGTTGTCACTGAGCCGAAACGTTCACTCTGCTTttccacaccctccctcccccctacagatattgtcagacctactgagatttccagcaatttctatttttgtttctgacttctagcatcaacagttttgttttgtttcctgtaTTTCATAAGATCTGATTGTTGATTtaattgatatatattgtgacgTAACCTTCAGCTAATCAATAGAGGCCAAGTCCTTCCAGTTGAGTTTATGAGCTTGAGCAGAACATTTTGTCTAAGCAGTTGTACATCACatcacaccttaaaactatgaaccaGAAAACTCTCAAAGCCAAATTAAATGGCACAATGCATGCAACAATTAAAGTTATTTTCTGAAGATCTATCATGTGTGAAGATAATATTGAACAGTTTaggaattgtttcagagatattaggaactgcagacgctggagaatctgagataacaaggtgtagagctggatgaacacagcaggccaagcagcatcagaggagcaggaaagctgacgttttgcgcccagacccttctttagaaaaataacatttccgaagaaaggtctaggcctgaagcttcagctttcctgatgcttggcctgctgtgttcatccagctctacaccttgttatctcagtttgagAACTCGTTTGGCTTTGACATTACAAATGTTTCCAGAAAAgtaatttctttaaaattaaaaaaaaacagtgaaatCTCCAAATGCTGTAGAAGTTGTTGCACCATCCATACCACAGGATGTAGTTATTGGGTAATTTACTTACTGTCATTCTCTCCTTGGGTTGCTTAGCAACAGAGAATTTCTGGTCTATAACATAGGCACCTTCAACACTTCCAGAAGCTGGGTAAGAAGAATATTAATATTAGTATATAACATTGTACTTTTTTGTGACAATCAGATAGAAATCAAGATGCAAATGAAAGCAGAAGACTTAAAATTAGTGTTGTCATAAGGGATGGGAAGCAACTAATGAAATATAAATTACCTAAACTGACAAATAAAGTTCAGCGAGGAAAGAATCtttgtgggattttttttttaaataaattatttcttaAAAATATACAAATGAAAAACATAAACTACAAGTCAAGCAAGTTACACCTGAATACCTCCAAACACAAGAGAAATTAATATGAATGGATATCATGATGCAGGCTGCAACACTTTCCCACCAGCACACAGCAATTTACGCAAACTTTCACAATAAGAATTATGCCACCACTTCAAGGTTAAGACCATGGTACTTGCAAGCTTGTGCGTGACAAGCATGTGTGATCATGACTGCtgtagaaaagaaaaaaaatgaaagcacTGAATACAGATAAACTTGCAACAGCTCAGTGGCTGAAAAAAAGAGGAGCACAGGACACAAGCCAGTCTAGCAATGAAGTCCATGTTTGCCAGCCACATTGCAGggttcacacagtcacctgtcTGCTTCCGCTTAGTACAAGGTACGTGAGTTGGTCTATGATATCTTACAGCtggttttaaaatgattttcCTGGAAGGAGAGCGGGtctgaatttctgattttttagTAAGTTCAGACTTCTTATAGGCTGTTAGaggaaaaacaaaagcaaatattATGAGGACAGGAACAATGTGGTAGGTCAGGTGGAATGATCAATATCCACTTTTAATTTAAGAAATTAATCAGGAAGAATTTAAGAAATTAGATATTACGACTTCTTGTTACTGTTTATTGTTATCTAAAATTTCTACAGTCAAATTTTTCAGCAAATGTATCATTATTACATGGGCACAATACAACCACCTCACGTCACAAAAATGCAACAAGAAAACATAAAATGCTTGATTCGTATGAACCTTTTCTCCTTTTCTTGTCTTCTTTGGAGACCGTACTGATAtcttttttaattatttttctctcaggCGTGGAAACTCTGTTTTTCCCAGTTTTTAACACCTTGCCTTTCCTATGTTTGTCTGAAGACAGGCTGATGAATTCCTTCTCTGCCTTTTCCTGTTTAGTAACAGCAGCTGGTTGTGTTAGAATGATACTTTCTTCATCTGCAGAATTAAAGTGCAAGAAATCACTAATAGCAACAGGGCTCAAACACAGGAAAAAGAAAATTCaagctcctttttaaaaaaaataagtaaCATTAAATAATATAATATAATGTAGTGTAACActtatttattttacttttaagAGATTTTATAATTTAGTCATAGGTGATAGCTATTAAGGCTTTATAGGCACCTTGAGTATCCATCCAGAGGCTGTCTGTATCCATTACAGATTCATCAATGCTCTCGTCCTCTCTCAGGTCTGTAGGGATTTCAATTTTTTCTGGGATCAGTGCAATTTGGACAGCTTTTGCAGGTGACTCATAAATCTGTCCTTCTGTTGACCGGGTTTGTTCACTAGGGGTAAAAACATCCTCAACATCACCATCATCGGGCATGGCAAACCTCACATTATGACCTACATCCTTTCCTCCTTCTAGAGTGGTCTGAACAACTGTAATAATGTCATCTTCTACTGTAATGACAGATTCCACAATTCCCCTATCCTCTTCAGTTTCTTCTACGGGGATGTTTTCGGATGCTTCATAGTCACCGGGGTCTTCGTGTAGAACAATTTCTGGCACAGGAACGTCAAATAACAAATTGGACTTAACTTCCTCTTTCATGGCTTTCTGGGCTTCAGCTGGTTCTTGCACTGGAACTGCTTCATGGACTTGTTGACCACTGGATTCTGCTTTAGAAACTTCACTTGGTGCAGGTCTAGTTTTGCTTTCTATGGTTTCCTCAGTTGGGGCTATTACACACTCAGTAACAATGTTGGATAAACCAGGCAACACAACATCTTTCACTCCCTTCTCAGTTTGGATAATTCCTTGCACAGGAGGGGATTTTTCAATTACTTTGCCATCATAATGCATAATTTCTATATCACCACTTGGTTCAATATTGTTACTGGGAAGACCGGGCTTGGTTTCGATCTCCCTAATATTATTAGGTTGAATTGTTTCTGGAGCAGGGCCAACCTTCTCAGTTACCTGATCAATTTGCTCCATTTCAAAACCTACTTTAGGTACTGTATCCTCACTAGACAAAGTAGGCTCAGTGGAAACTATCGCAGTTTCTGAAAGTGGAGTGATTTCTTGTATAGGAGCAGTTTTCTCAGATATATTTTGACCAGCAGCCTCCAGTTTTACACCAGCTTCCAAAATGTCAGTCTTAGTGAGTGGACTAGATTTGGATTCCACAGTCTCTTGAAGTTGAGGAGGTTCTTGAGTAGATGCAGTTTTCTCAGGCCCTTTCTGAGAAACAGATTCTGCCACAATCTCCTCAGAGGGCAATTTGGGCCTGGATTCATCTTCTGGGATCTTCTTAGGATGAACTGAGTCTTGAATAGGAGTAGTTTGCTGGAAAATTGTGTGATCTATGCTGTCTACTTCTATATCCACATCGAGCACATTATCCTGCCTGGGCAAAGTAGGCCTTGGCTTATCTTCCAAGGCTTTCTTGGGTCGAGCTTGTTCTTGAACCGAGACACTTTTCTCAGACCGTTGGTGATCGGTAGTTTTAAGTTTAAAACTCCCTTGTGGCACAGTAAAGTCACTGGGCAAAATATGCCTTGGTTCATCTTCCATGGTTAATTGAAGATGTTCCTGAGGAGAAGCTTTCTCAGACGGTTTGTTTTCAATAAATCTGGTTTTCAAAGAGGTCTCCAATACTGCAACATTGCTAGGTAGATCAGACAAATCGCTAGATTTACTGGCATTTTCGGTTTTATCTGGAAGCTCAATGGGAGAAATGTCTTTTGGAACTTGCTGAGCGTCAATGGTAATGGATATATTTTGAGTGCAAGATTCTCTCTGGGCAGGGTCATCAGGTAAATGATCTAGTTCAGATACTAACTTGGTAACTTGGTTTGAGACACTTAACGAAATCGTTTCATCCATCTTGAGTTCGGACTGTGCTTCCAAAATGGTAGCAATTTTTAATTCCCTGTCTTCTGATAAGGTACTGATTCTAAAATGGGAATCTTCTTTCTGCTTATTTGCATCTATTTGCCTTCTAATACTTTCCTCATCTATAGTCTGAGAAGCTGCACGGATTTGATGAAGGAAAATGCTGCCGTCCTCCAGTGGACTTTTAACTTCCTCAGGAGTTGGTAAGGGAGCAGAATATTCAAAAACACAGTAGCCCATTTCCTCTGCTTGATTAACATTTTTAATAATTGATTTGATGCTTTCAGTTAaagcctctgagccagaagctacATTTTCGGTGGTAGATTCACAGGGCATGGATGCTCTTCGAACTATTTCGATTTCTGTACCTTCTGAGCTCAGTCTCGTCCTAGTAACTCCTAAATCCAACATTTCAGGCAGGTCAGGAACCACAACAGTGTCATTTTTGTAATCATCTTTCAAAGTACAGGGGTATGCATATTGAGAGTCTAATTGCAGGCTTTCTGTGGCTGATTTCTCTTTTGCAACAGAGACAGTTTTATCCTTTTCCACTTCGACAGGAAAATAAATTTGCTTCTCCTCAGCGGGTGTTGTTACTGGAAAGAATTCTGCTGACTCCTCTAAACTCATCCCTCTGGTACAGGCTAGAATATCAGAAGCCAAAGGAGACAGAGATTCTGGGGGACCTTGGCTCTCTGTTTCCACCTCCAGTGCTACTGAATCCAAAGATGCTTCAGGTAAATTCAACACCAGCTTTTGTAGCTCTTTATCAATATTTGCATCAGCACTAGAATAGGTTTGTTGAGATATTGCTGCGGGGCGCTCCTCTTTGGCCAAATGGCTCAGTTGAATAGGTAAATGAGTTTCATTTTCCACAGCGGATTTAACTTCAACGGGCAACACTTTAGCCTGTACATCAACAGGTGGCGCATTAGCGTGTACATCAACAGGCACGGATGTCTGCGCAAGTGTGCTATAATGAATTCCTTCAGCTGATACATCATTTTCAACTTTGTGGGCATCCACTTCCGATTTCTCATGTGGGCCCTTCGAGAATTGTGGCACCGTATGAAGAAGTCTTGAACTGTTTTCATCTGAAATGGTCATTTCATAATAACCATCTTCAGGTGGTTTGGTACTATTTTCCCCATCATCTTTCAGAACAAATGTTTCAAAATATCTTGACATTTCTGGTTGATCCTCCTCCATCTTGACTTTTGAGCCCACATTAAAGGAGTCATATTTTTTATTTTGCACCGTTAGACTAGTGAAGCTTTGGGCGTTTTTATCAGGATAAACATTTGAATCCGATAATAGGTTCACGTTTTGTGGTTCCGCTTCTTTCTCTTGTTGAATGCTTTTTTCTTCCGTTTTCATAGGTGTATCACCAACTTTTTTGATATTTGAATCCATACTACAAGGCTCTTGTTTTATCCTCTCAAGCATAGAGTCTTGACTTAAAAGGGAATCGCTTGTAATGGGATGCATGCCACATTGTACATTTAGGTTAGATTCCTCCACATACAACTGGGCAGTCACAGCATCAGGCAACTGATGAACCTCTGCTACCTCAAGGTTGGTTTCAATTTCTTTAAATAGAAGATTACTTGGTTGTTGTTCAGACACATGTTTAGAGTATTCAGTTTGTAATAACTTTGTCATACCGTACATTGTCTCTACTGCTGGTTTTCCATTCACATGTTCTAAATGATGTTCTGCAGTATCTGTAGAGGTGTATTCAACACATTCTGATCTGTCCTCTGGCATTGAAAATACATCTGCTATATTTTCAACCAGCTTTATTGTATCTGGCGTATCTTTTCTTTTATCACTAGAACCTTCGAAAGCTATAGGTTTGTCTTCAATTGCACTGTGTGCAATTACAGGTAACTTGTCTATATGCAATTCCTCAAGTACTTGTTGCTTTTCCTggagcacgttttgcactttgCTTTCAGGGGCTGAAGTGCTGGTTGCAGCCAAGTCTATTTTTGCCTCTAGAGGAGGTAACACATAATTATCGTCTGCCACTGTTACTCCAGTAATCGATTGCTCTTTTTGTGAAGCACCTTCACTGTCCTTCAGTGAATCTTTTGCAGAAGGTATTTCAATATTTGGGGAAATAGCCTTTTGTTTACAGATATCTGTATCTGAAATCCCTGTACTGAGCTGTTTTGATGCATCTGGAGTTTCAGAACTATCAAGAGATTTTTTACTTTGAACTGAAACAGATTTGCCAGGCAGTGCTTCTGCCACAGTGTTTTGTGGTTTCATGATTTCGTCTGTTTTCTTGGCAGAACCTGACTGCATATGGATGGCTTTATTCTCTGCTGCCACAATGGAGATGCATTCATCTTCACAAAGACTGGACTGCAGTGAATTTGCATGGTGGCTAGTTGCGGTTTCAACACTAGAAGCCGCTAATTCTTCTCGACGTGGCTCAGTCTTGAATGAAACAGGAACAGGCTCTGTCTGCAAAACAGCTGAAATTAAAGCCTGCTTCTCGGAATCAGCTTCCTCTGTTGTTTGGATGATGTCATCATTATATTTTTCCAGCGTCGAAAAAGGTGGCAGGTCAGGTTTCTGCTGTTCAGGAATATTCTTTTCTTTGAACTCTGCCACTGACACTTCTTGCAACGACAATCTTTCTCCACAAGTAACAGAGGATTCTCCACTTGTTGACAGCTTGTCCATCTTCGTGGCTGTAAGCAAATCTAAAGTAGTTTGTGGCATGCATATAGTTAACTGTTACTAATAGGGAAAACCATTCTATTTCATATATTCCTGCCCCCAGTCAGACGGGTGTGTGTTGAATAAAAATGCATATAGTTAACTGTTACTAATAGGGAAAACCATTCTATTTCATATATTCCTGCCCCCAGTCAGACGGGTGTGtgttgaataaaaatgaaaagtgcAAATTTGTTCAACTCTGCAGCAAAACATTCAGCATTGGTGAAAACAGACTGAATGTAGTATTGGGCCTAAACTGTTTCTAAGCTGCAACTGATACTCAGGCTTGCTTAGTTATACTTAAAAGAaaactacatttttaaaatgttagcaATACATTAATTCGGAAGAAAAGATACGCAAACCAACCTCTAAAACttctaaaatttaaaattctgtGTTATTTTATTCTGTAGGATGAAAACAAAACCAAACTGTATTAGTTGATCAGTGATTTATCTCAGGAATAAAAAGCAtgtttgtttctgtatttttctttccAGATGCATCTCTTTGCTTTCTTAGAAAATGGATAAGTATATGTAATGAAGCTTTTTTGACTTTCCCTCattgtctttctttttaaaatgtgtgcATATGTGGCTGTTTTATACTCTACATTGTTGGTCATAATTCTATTACTGACTGATTTTTTGGTGTGTGGATGTCTCTTTACctccatttccttttttaaaacctcCACTCTACACCActtataattttgttttaattttattatcaGTTTTTCATCTCTTTGGGAGACGCAGATGCATTATAATTCTAGTCAGAAAATTCTTTGGTGTCTTCCTTGACACAGAAAGGGTGTGGGTTATGGAGGTCAAGGGCAGAGGGGAAGGTATGCAGGATTGTACTTCTACACCAGGATATTTACTCTTTCATCATCGTGCTTGCCACCTAAGTCTTTATATAGCTAAACAAATTACCCTCACAATCCTATCCCAGTCTCCAACTGTACACTTAATTAGAAAAAAAGCTTCTCACTAACACCATTTTCATTCTTAACCAGCTGATCATCCTAAAAACAGAATTGATTAATTAATGGTAAGCACTTGTCATAGCCCGAATAAAATAATAAATGCAAGATGCCAGCACCaaaacacaaagcaaaacaaTCTCTTTTCAAAATAATCCCAGAGATAAGCTTAAAAATACAGAAATGCAACTTAAAAAAGCTTCGAATCATGAATAAGTCTACGAATTAGAAAGCAAGTGAATCAACTCTAAAATAATTAATACACATTAGCAATGTAGCTGGCAAACATTTAGGCAATGGAAAtcctgtgctttttttaaaaataaaatcaacttgGCTGCAAAGCGTGTGACATCATGGAAACAAAATAACTCAAAATGTTAGGAGTGGTGGGAAATCATTGTTGCTTCTGTCGCCAGCATCAGTCAGCTAAAAGCAATTTATGCACAACGATTAAATTATCCTGAAAGCAACATATCTACCAGTAAACACTTGGAAGTGATACAATACTCAAAAGGCATTTCTTATTCTGTGGAAGTCAACAGGAAGACACACCTTCTACAGAAGGTGGCATTTCTTCCAAGGACTCAACTTCCCTAAGAGTCATTCCCTTTCCATTGGGAATTTCAGCTGGCACACTGTCTTCAGTTGATGATGTGGCCTCCATATATTTGGAATCCTGAGCCTGGGTTCCAGCTTCTGCTTGCACTAAGTGCGCAGCAGACCACTGCTCTTGGACATGCTCTTGCTTAAGAGCTAGTGTTGGCTCCTCTTCATCAGACGCTGGACTCTCAACAACTTTTTCTACTCAAAGGAAGAAGTGGACATGTCAGGACAAGAGACAACACAGATGCTATAACAAAACAATTTTAATGGGACACTTTCAGCTctgttttgaggaagtaaccatgTCATTTAAACACAAATGTCAAACAGAATTTGGTTAAGTAACACTGCCTGAAAGATGGTAAAAAGAGAGTAGCTTACAAAGGAGTTAagcatttatttgaaaaaaaagattTCTCAGGACCATGGATGAAATTGGCAGAGTTACTACTGGACAAACGCTTTCAAAGCGCTAGCATGGTGTAAAATGGCATCACTTTCTTTGATTGCAAGCATATATTTTCATTACTATAACAGAAATAGTATATTTCTTTTGACCAAATGCAATCCATCTCGGAAACTGTTTTCATGGCAATTTACTTGGGAATTTAAAGCCTACTAAAATGGCAGAAATTCATGATGACAAAGTAACGGCTCACTGCTGCTACACttaatttccttttcatgtttCATTAGAAATTACTAATAAATGAGTAGACTCTTCCAGATTTGGATTTATTGACGTAGAGTTTTGGCATGTTTTGATGATTTATGGATATATTTACTTCTAGCACGGTAAAACACCTGCAGGTCACACTAACATTTTATGCATTTGTGATTAGTTTTGTGTGTCACAAAATCactttcagcttttttttaaagattagattatattccctacaatgtggaacaggcccttcggcccaacaagtccacacctccccttgaagcatcccacccagacccatccccctataacccacacacccctgaacactacaggaaatttagcatggctgatccacctagcctgagcatctttggactgtgggaggaaaccggagcacccggaggaagcccacgcagacacggggagaatatgcaaactccacacagacggtcgcccgaggttagaatcgagcccgggtccctggtgctgcgaggctgcagtgctaaccagagccaccgtgccgtctaAGCAATGAAGAAAAACACAATATATGCTGCTACGAAGCAGAGGTTGACATCTCTCtaataactaaaactgaaagcCCCCATAGAAACTCGCCTCACCTTATGATCTATTAAAGtaaatgtgaaaagtggtataacctgcctgtTACCTcacaatctgttataaaggagaagtgaaataaaatgaactcctgacagtcatGTTACAAACAACAAATAACAACTTATTTcttaaacaaataacaatttatatACCTAACTCTAACAGTTAACAAATGAACAGAACTACCAACAGACTGAATAACTTCCCCCCTAACTACTAATTATtcccaaatgaaacaaaattctaatggcattgtcgttccaataaatacaagtcctacTTATATAAACCAATGTAAtaaggaaaataatttaaaacttcGTCTCTTAAAATTACAGCCAGCTTAAGTCTCCTGGAATTTTCTTTACCTTCTTCGCTGTTCACCAGTCAGGAATGCCTTTCTCTGTTGAATTCCTCTGTCAGGAATGCGGTTCTTtgtcaaattcttgtgtcaggaatattagctaagagtgctgcTGTATCTTTAGTTTAGAAGGTGGTTTTTGgagagcttagagaattctgatagagtcagtgattttttttatagctgagagctgttctcttggcagatgacagctgactctcacactgattttcaaatgctcGCTTCTTTTATTctcttgatgacctattaatttcttataataggattggccctaggttgtcaaaaccatcggTTGGGTTTTCGTATCTaaggcctggtttaaattaattggttaagttcaaaaacctgttgtcttggtaaaaatgctgcattgcctgctaacagtataaccttttgatacaatgtttcaatttcaagaactctacATACCTATTGCTGCCT
The window above is part of the Stegostoma tigrinum isolate sSteTig4 chromosome 7, sSteTig4.hap1, whole genome shotgun sequence genome. Proteins encoded here:
- the LOC125454137 gene encoding microtubule-associated protein 2-like isoform X1, giving the protein MADDGKSEGSAPQWTSSTVLEAASHQFTTDFKEQSASGECISRTENGYSFRDNLAEAQDGGQAAYTLSQANGVNGKLTAKDGATAASGRSFDTKPIPAPEAEVISARIVQEVTAEAVAVLKGEQVKDNVPREQTSAVEDSANLPPSPPPSPASEHFGPAEKDVGIEVKAKPLQRCSSYQPATTQEKRKLLAPSISVSVHDEEPYNSDEEYYEHPLFSSQWAATSALPSATVQQADELYSQDKEKVVESPASDEEEPTLALKQEHVQEQWSAAHLVQAEAGTQAQDSKYMEATSSTEDSVPAEIPNGKGMTLREVESLEEMPPSVEATKMDKLSTSGESSVTCGERLSLQEVSVAEFKEKNIPEQQKPDLPPFSTLEKYNDDIIQTTEEADSEKQALISAVLQTEPVPVSFKTEPRREELAASSVETATSHHANSLQSSLCEDECISIVAAENKAIHMQSGSAKKTDEIMKPQNTVAEALPGKSVSVQSKKSLDSSETPDASKQLSTGISDTDICKQKAISPNIEIPSAKDSLKDSEGASQKEQSITGVTVADDNYVLPPLEAKIDLAATSTSAPESKVQNVLQEKQQVLEELHIDKLPVIAHSAIEDKPIAFEGSSDKRKDTPDTIKLVENIADVFSMPEDRSECVEYTSTDTAEHHLEHVNGKPAVETMYGMTKLLQTEYSKHVSEQQPSNLLFKEIETNLEVAEVHQLPDAVTAQLYVEESNLNVQCGMHPITSDSLLSQDSMLERIKQEPCSMDSNIKKVGDTPMKTEEKSIQQEKEAEPQNVNLLSDSNVYPDKNAQSFTSLTVQNKKYDSFNVGSKVKMEEDQPEMSRYFETFVLKDDGENSTKPPEDGYYEMTISDENSSRLLHTVPQFSKGPHEKSEVDAHKVENDVSAEGIHYSTLAQTSVPVDVHANAPPVDVQAKVLPVEVKSAVENETHLPIQLSHLAKEERPAAISQQTYSSADANIDKELQKLVLNLPEASLDSVALEVETESQGPPESLSPLASDILACTRGMSLEESAEFFPVTTPAEEKQIYFPVEVEKDKTVSVAKEKSATESLQLDSQYAYPCTLKDDYKNDTVVVPDLPEMLDLGVTRTRLSSEGTEIEIVRRASMPCESTTENVASGSEALTESIKSIIKNVNQAEEMGYCVFEYSAPLPTPEEVKSPLEDGSIFLHQIRAASQTIDEESIRRQIDANKQKEDSHFRISTLSEDRELKIATILEAQSELKMDETISLSVSNQVTKLVSELDHLPDDPAQRESCTQNISITIDAQQVPKDISPIELPDKTENASKSSDLSDLPSNVAVLETSLKTRFIENKPSEKASPQEHLQLTMEDEPRHILPSDFTVPQGSFKLKTTDHQRSEKSVSVQEQARPKKALEDKPRPTLPRQDNVLDVDIEVDSIDHTIFQQTTPIQDSVHPKKIPEDESRPKLPSEEIVAESVSQKGPEKTASTQEPPQLQETVESKSSPLTKTDILEAGVKLEAAGQNISEKTAPIQEITPLSETAIVSTEPTLSSEDTVPKVGFEMEQIDQVTEKVGPAPETIQPNNIREIETKPGLPSNNIEPSGDIEIMHYDGKVIEKSPPVQGIIQTEKGVKDVVLPGLSNIVTECVIAPTEETIESKTRPAPSEVSKAESSGQQVHEAVPVQEPAEAQKAMKEEVKSNLLFDVPVPEIVLHEDPGDYEASENIPVEETEEDRGIVESVITVEDDIITVVQTTLEGGKDVGHNVRFAMPDDGDVEDVFTPSEQTRSTEGQIYESPAKAVQIALIPEKIEIPTDLREDESIDESVMDTDSLWMDTQDEESIILTQPAAVTKQEKAEKEFISLSSDKHRKGKVLKTGKNRVSTPERKIIKKDISTVSKEDKKRRKAYKKSELTKKSEIQTRSPSRKIILKPAVRYHRPTHVPCTKRKQTASGSVEGAYVIDQKFSVAKQPKERMTNSSALTKIPTSKLSSLLPERPNSTCSAARKAFIDLDYYPTRPSSAGPRDSLTEQPIRKDAAMRSPEKRSALPRPSSILSTRRAPPEEKDAHFVPVTSPVYPAPKRPTTIRTEPRNDQKGQGVTRSRVHTSAGSEPTRTRSARSGTATPSTPGSTAVTPGTPPSYSRTPGSRTPRTPGTPGAHKSPILVPTERKVAIIRTPPKSPLTPKQLRVINQPMPDLKNIKSKIGSIDNLKHQPRGGQVHIANVKPDFSHIQPKCGSLDNVRYSPLVGNVQIVTKKIDVSHITSKCGSFSNIHYRPGGGHVRIESQKLDFKEKAQSKVGSLDNTRHTPGGGNVKIESHKLSFRENAKARVDHGADIITQSPGRSGATTPHRLSNVSSSGSINLMESPQLATLADDVTAALAKQGL